One stretch of Acidobacteriota bacterium DNA includes these proteins:
- a CDS encoding cyclic nucleotide-binding domain-containing protein — translation MSSDIQFLKQSELFKGLPDSLLEDVYRRGIIRRLGPGELLFREGEQGFSLFVIRGGVVEIQKAKPNDAPPAVVAYLTTGECLGEMALITGRPRSASARVPQQAELLEIPPEAYEELILSNNFFLRRLCELLACRLESADTKLASSQAGKELRGSLQYFDVATVMQTLINSGQNGVMVIETPDKRRAEVVFAAGKVLYAKIGVLEGEEAFYQIFQHDLTGEFIFRGEQVDSLNFETPIEKSPMNLLLEAMRMKDELLVFTAEISDFTQVFRPTRPTLDWDDEETLDSALLIWMKITEGASLAKILADVPRCTYNTLAIIRRMLDQGLIR, via the coding sequence ATGAGCAGTGACATTCAATTCCTGAAGCAATCCGAGCTGTTCAAAGGGCTGCCCGATTCCCTGCTGGAGGACGTGTACCGCCGCGGCATCATTCGCCGCCTGGGACCGGGCGAACTGCTCTTCCGCGAAGGTGAACAGGGGTTCAGCCTGTTTGTGATCCGCGGCGGCGTGGTGGAGATCCAGAAAGCCAAGCCCAATGACGCGCCCCCCGCCGTGGTCGCCTACCTCACCACCGGCGAGTGCCTGGGGGAGATGGCCCTGATCACCGGCCGTCCCCGCTCGGCCTCGGCCCGGGTGCCGCAGCAGGCCGAACTGCTCGAGATCCCGCCGGAGGCCTACGAGGAGCTCATCCTGAGCAACAACTTCTTCCTCCGGCGGCTTTGCGAGCTGCTGGCCTGCCGGCTGGAGAGCGCCGACACGAAGCTGGCGTCCAGCCAGGCGGGCAAGGAGCTGCGGGGCAGCCTGCAGTACTTCGACGTCGCCACCGTGATGCAGACACTGATCAACTCGGGCCAGAACGGCGTCATGGTCATCGAGACGCCCGACAAGCGCCGGGCCGAGGTGGTGTTCGCCGCCGGCAAGGTGCTGTATGCCAAGATCGGGGTCCTGGAGGGCGAAGAGGCTTTCTACCAGATCTTCCAACACGACCTGACCGGTGAGTTCATCTTCCGGGGCGAGCAGGTGGACTCCCTGAACTTCGAGACGCCCATAGAAAAGAGTCCCATGAATCTCCTGCTGGAAGCCATGCGGATGAAGGATGAACTGCTGGTGTTCACCGCCGAGATCTCCGACTTCACCCAGGTCTTCCGGCCGACGCGCCCCACCCTGGACTGGGACGACGAGGAGACGCTCGACAGCGCCCTGCTGATCTGGATGAAAATCACCGAAGGCGCCAGTCTGGCGAAGATCCTGGCCGACGTGCCGCGCTGCACCTACAACACCCTGGCCATCATCCGGCGGATGCTGGACCAGGGGCTCATCCGCTGA
- the aspS gene encoding aspartate--tRNA ligase, with translation MSLRTHTCGEPDLELVGRDVTLAGWVHAQRDLGSLLFLQLRDRYGLCQVTFYRDRDAALYERAAALRSEFVIRVRGQVAARTPENVNPHMPTGRVEVVADELEVLSPAELPPFEIQDEVRASEELRLKYRYLDLRRAPMTANLVLRHRVALEIRRYLDAQRFLELETPFLTRSTPEGARDYLVPSRIHHGKFYALPQSPQLFKQLLMIAGQDRYFQIVRCFRDEDLRADRQPEFTQVDIEMSFVTREDIIALLEPMMQQVFRLAGVEVPAPFPRMSYRDAMDRYGSDRPDVRAGMEIHDLSDCFRDGPFAVFARIVAEGGCVRGLAIPGGAKYSRKDMDGLQDVVKACGAAGLAWIRPDTGTWKSSLPAAVPDGVKARAFQAAAGAADALVVLVAGPYKTVSEALGTLRLHVARREGWLDDRDFRFLWVVDFPMFEYDAADGRYYACHHPFTAPADPAYADPAAALAQAYDLVLNGTEIGGGSIRIHREDVQRKVFGTLGIGPAEAQEKFGFFLEALRYGTPPHGGIALGLDRLVMVLAGGKSIRDVIPFPKTTSAMCLMSGSPSAVAPDQLRELHLAIPGGGDEQ, from the coding sequence ATGAGCCTGCGCACGCACACCTGTGGCGAACCCGACCTCGAGCTCGTGGGCCGGGACGTGACCCTGGCGGGCTGGGTGCATGCCCAGCGCGACCTCGGCAGCCTGCTGTTCCTGCAGCTGCGCGACCGGTACGGCCTCTGCCAGGTGACGTTCTATCGGGACCGCGACGCGGCGCTCTATGAGCGGGCCGCCGCCCTGCGGTCGGAGTTCGTCATCCGCGTCCGGGGCCAGGTCGCCGCCCGCACGCCGGAGAACGTTAACCCGCACATGCCCACGGGCCGGGTGGAGGTGGTGGCCGACGAGCTCGAGGTGCTCAGCCCGGCGGAGCTGCCCCCCTTCGAGATCCAGGACGAGGTCCGGGCCTCCGAGGAGCTGCGCCTGAAGTACCGCTACCTCGATCTGCGCCGCGCGCCCATGACCGCGAACCTGGTCCTGCGGCACCGGGTGGCCCTGGAGATCCGGCGATACCTCGACGCGCAGCGCTTCCTGGAGCTCGAGACGCCCTTCCTGACGCGTTCGACGCCCGAGGGCGCCCGCGATTACCTCGTGCCCAGCCGGATCCACCACGGCAAGTTCTACGCCCTGCCCCAGTCGCCGCAGCTGTTCAAGCAGCTGCTCATGATCGCCGGCCAGGACCGCTACTTTCAGATCGTGCGCTGCTTCCGCGACGAGGACCTGCGCGCCGACCGCCAGCCCGAGTTCACCCAGGTGGACATCGAGATGAGCTTCGTCACGCGGGAGGACATCATCGCCCTGCTGGAACCCATGATGCAGCAGGTGTTCCGCCTGGCGGGCGTCGAGGTGCCGGCGCCGTTCCCGCGGATGTCCTACCGCGACGCGATGGACCGTTACGGCTCCGACCGGCCCGACGTCCGCGCGGGGATGGAGATCCACGATCTGTCGGACTGCTTCCGCGACGGGCCGTTCGCCGTGTTCGCGCGGATCGTCGCCGAGGGCGGCTGCGTCCGCGGCCTGGCCATCCCCGGCGGCGCGAAGTACTCCCGCAAGGACATGGACGGCTTGCAGGACGTCGTCAAGGCCTGCGGCGCCGCCGGCTTGGCCTGGATCCGGCCCGACACCGGCACATGGAAGTCCTCGCTGCCGGCGGCCGTCCCTGACGGCGTGAAGGCACGCGCCTTTCAGGCGGCGGCCGGCGCCGCCGACGCCTTGGTCGTCCTCGTGGCCGGCCCCTACAAGACCGTGAGCGAGGCGCTGGGCACCCTTCGCCTCCACGTGGCGCGACGCGAAGGCTGGCTCGACGACCGCGACTTCCGCTTCCTCTGGGTGGTGGACTTTCCCATGTTCGAGTACGACGCGGCCGACGGCCGGTACTACGCCTGCCACCACCCCTTCACCGCGCCGGCGGATCCCGCGTACGCCGATCCGGCGGCGGCGCTGGCCCAAGCCTACGACCTGGTGCTCAACGGCACCGAGATCGGCGGCGGCTCCATCCGGATCCACCGCGAGGATGTCCAGCGCAAGGTGTTCGGCACCCTGGGCATCGGTCCGGCCGAGGCCCAGGAGAAGTTCGGCTTTTTCCTCGAGGCGCTGCGCTACGGGACGCCGCCCCACGGCGGCATCGCCCTCGGCCTTGACCGGCTTGTCATGGTGCTGGCCGGCGGCAAATCGATCCGGGATGTCATCCCGTTCCCCAAGACCACCTCGGCGATGTGCCTGATGTCCGGGTCGCCGTCGGCGGTGGCGCCCGACCAGCTCCGCGAACTGCACCTCGCGATCCCCGGAGGTGGCGATGAGCAGTGA
- a CDS encoding histidine--tRNA ligase — MITCVRGTRDILPDEIHLWHLVERESAAIFDRYGFEELRLPIFEVTELFARGIGDTTDIVEKEMYTFTDRNDQSLTLRPEGTASLVRAYIQHQLYKDGGTRKLYYAGPMFRYERPQKGRYRQFYQIGAEVLGPDSPGVEAEVIDMLMLLMDRLGIGDTRLWINSIGCPTCRPAFLAVLQEREQAAAGRLCADCVRRIAVNPLRVLDCKNPDCQDTINTLPSILEYLCPPCRSHHERLKKHLGLLGIAYHENPRMVRGLDYYVKTTFEITSGALGAQNSLLGGGRYDGLVEQLGGPPTHGFGFALGLDRFVLALPEAVRAGSRPVPDVHLAPLGETAQELAQVAAARLRRAGFAVSQDFQDRSLKSHLRHANRLGVPRVVIIGDAEAEAGQAALKSLITGEQILVPLTELEAVLRQQPAEKE; from the coding sequence ATGATCACCTGCGTGCGGGGCACCCGTGACATCCTCCCCGACGAGATCCACCTGTGGCACCTGGTGGAGCGGGAGAGCGCCGCCATCTTCGACCGGTACGGCTTCGAGGAGCTGCGACTGCCCATCTTCGAGGTGACCGAGCTGTTCGCCCGCGGGATCGGCGACACCACCGACATCGTCGAGAAGGAGATGTACACCTTCACCGACCGCAATGACCAGTCACTGACTCTGCGCCCCGAGGGAACGGCCTCGCTGGTGCGCGCCTACATCCAGCACCAGCTCTACAAGGACGGCGGGACCCGTAAACTGTACTATGCCGGCCCCATGTTCCGCTACGAGCGGCCGCAGAAGGGCCGCTACCGCCAGTTCTACCAGATCGGCGCCGAGGTGCTCGGCCCCGACAGCCCCGGCGTCGAAGCCGAGGTCATCGATATGCTCATGCTGCTGATGGACCGGCTGGGCATCGGCGACACCCGCCTCTGGATCAACTCCATCGGCTGCCCCACCTGCCGGCCGGCCTTCCTGGCCGTGCTGCAGGAGCGGGAGCAGGCGGCGGCCGGTCGCCTCTGCGCCGATTGCGTCCGCCGGATCGCCGTCAATCCCCTGCGGGTGCTGGATTGCAAGAACCCGGACTGCCAGGACACCATCAACACCCTGCCGAGCATTCTCGAGTACCTGTGCCCGCCGTGCCGCTCGCACCACGAGCGGCTCAAAAAGCACTTGGGGCTGCTGGGGATCGCGTACCACGAAAATCCCCGAATGGTCCGCGGGCTGGATTACTACGTGAAGACCACCTTCGAGATCACCTCCGGCGCCCTGGGCGCCCAGAATTCGCTGCTCGGCGGCGGCCGCTACGACGGATTGGTGGAGCAACTGGGGGGGCCGCCCACTCACGGCTTCGGCTTCGCTCTCGGCCTGGATCGCTTCGTGCTGGCCCTGCCCGAGGCGGTGCGCGCCGGTTCGCGGCCGGTTCCGGACGTCCACCTGGCGCCGCTCGGTGAGACGGCCCAGGAACTGGCCCAGGTGGCGGCCGCCCGGCTGCGCCGCGCAGGCTTTGCGGTGAGCCAGGACTTCCAGGACCGCAGCCTGAAGAGCCACCTGCGCCACGCCAACCGGCTGGGCGTGCCCCGTGTGGTGATCATCGGCGACGCGGAAGCCGAAGCCGGCCAGGCCGCCCTGAAGAGCCTGATCACCGGCGAGCAGATCCTGGTGCCCCTGACCGAACTGGAGGCCGTCCTCCGGCAGCAGCCCGCCGAGAAGGAGTGA
- a CDS encoding DUF87 domain-containing protein, which produces MANAKLYVGASLDAPGGAPKGPWHYDPDDLTTHGLIVGMTGSGKTGLALVLLEELLLQRIPLVILDPKGDLANLCLQFPGFEATAFAPWVSAAEARRRGCEPAQLAAETAASWRDGLAKWTVAPERLNQLRELAAFRVFTPGSSAGEPLNVLSMLQPDRGDLADPERRADRVSGAASALLGLVGIEADPIQSPEHILLANILEFFWSQGHEVTMESLLGAIQSPPVTKLGIFPVDELYPPVQRRKLAMTLNGIVAAPSFALWRQGSPLAMDALLAERSGRVPCNIFYLAHLSDAERMFVVAAVLNEMVAWMRRQQGSDALRALLYFDEIAGYAPPYPRNPAAKGPLMTLLKQARAFGVGVLLATQNPVDVDYKGLTNMGTWFIGRLQAEGDKARLLDGLELAGGGPGRADTDAAMSALQKRQFLVKNVHEAELAFITTRWAMSYLAGPMSLANVAALYTTGVLQKPSVAGPVPAPAAAAGVAAPPAAEAAPAVAGPLAPAPFAPTVLEGDLPAEPQIFPSWPRVYLAPGSAHYEEMKSLFPKIAVPQALPFRYAPYVLARVKAVFDEERHHFFAEQEFYRAAGPLDAAATPVWENLGAVWAGAPLSVPPAAGARFAPVAASWLDRKAEAALTESVLEDVWREESIELHRHAALKLVSQPGESRDGFVARCRAAADDEVDAKVRTLETRYKQKLNTLGDRLQRARIELAHKEQAHAARRNEELISAGESILGMFLGSRSRRAFSGAMSKRRMTAASAQSVEAKSQLVKDLEADVAAMEKELAEGIARLEQEANRRVEEIETLPVRLEKTDIQVLGFTLLWVPVRP; this is translated from the coding sequence GTGGCCAACGCCAAACTGTACGTTGGGGCTTCGCTGGACGCACCCGGCGGCGCGCCCAAGGGACCCTGGCATTACGATCCCGACGATCTGACCACTCATGGCCTGATCGTGGGCATGACCGGCAGCGGCAAGACCGGCCTGGCCCTGGTCCTGCTCGAGGAGCTGCTGCTGCAGCGGATCCCGCTGGTCATCCTCGATCCCAAGGGCGACCTGGCCAACCTGTGCCTCCAGTTCCCCGGGTTCGAGGCGACGGCGTTCGCCCCCTGGGTCTCGGCGGCCGAGGCGCGCCGGCGCGGGTGCGAGCCGGCCCAATTGGCGGCGGAGACCGCCGCCTCGTGGCGCGACGGGTTGGCCAAGTGGACCGTCGCGCCCGAGCGGCTGAACCAGCTCCGGGAGCTGGCCGCCTTCCGCGTCTTCACCCCCGGCTCGTCCGCAGGCGAGCCGCTGAACGTCCTGAGCATGCTCCAGCCGGATCGCGGCGACCTGGCCGATCCGGAGCGGCGCGCCGACCGCGTCAGCGGCGCCGCATCGGCCTTGCTTGGGCTGGTGGGGATCGAGGCCGATCCGATCCAGAGCCCCGAGCACATCCTGCTCGCCAACATCCTGGAGTTTTTCTGGAGCCAGGGGCACGAGGTGACGATGGAGTCGCTGCTGGGCGCCATCCAGTCGCCGCCCGTGACCAAACTGGGCATCTTTCCGGTGGACGAGCTGTATCCGCCGGTCCAGCGGCGCAAGCTGGCCATGACCCTCAACGGCATCGTCGCCGCCCCCTCCTTCGCCCTGTGGCGCCAGGGTTCGCCCCTGGCCATGGACGCGCTGCTGGCCGAGCGGAGCGGCCGGGTGCCGTGCAACATCTTCTACCTGGCCCATCTGAGCGACGCCGAGCGGATGTTCGTCGTCGCTGCGGTGCTCAACGAGATGGTCGCCTGGATGCGGCGCCAGCAGGGCTCCGACGCCCTGCGCGCCCTCCTCTACTTCGACGAGATCGCCGGCTACGCGCCGCCCTACCCGCGCAACCCGGCCGCCAAGGGACCGCTCATGACCCTGCTGAAACAGGCGCGGGCGTTCGGTGTGGGCGTACTGCTGGCCACCCAGAACCCCGTGGACGTGGACTACAAGGGACTCACCAACATGGGCACCTGGTTCATCGGCCGCCTCCAGGCCGAGGGCGACAAGGCCCGCCTCCTGGACGGCCTCGAGCTGGCCGGCGGCGGGCCCGGCCGCGCCGACACCGACGCGGCCATGTCGGCGCTCCAGAAGCGGCAGTTCCTGGTGAAGAACGTCCACGAAGCGGAACTGGCCTTCATCACCACCCGCTGGGCCATGAGCTACCTGGCCGGCCCCATGAGCCTGGCCAACGTGGCGGCGCTGTACACGACGGGTGTGCTGCAGAAGCCGTCCGTTGCCGGCCCGGTTCCGGCGCCCGCCGCGGCGGCCGGAGTGGCCGCGCCGCCGGCCGCAGAAGCGGCACCGGCGGTCGCCGGGCCGCTTGCACCCGCCCCGTTTGCCCCCACTGTCTTGGAGGGAGACCTGCCGGCCGAGCCGCAGATCTTTCCGTCATGGCCGCGGGTGTACCTGGCGCCGGGCTCCGCCCACTACGAGGAGATGAAGAGCCTGTTTCCGAAAATCGCGGTGCCCCAGGCGCTGCCCTTCCGTTACGCGCCGTACGTCCTGGCCCGGGTGAAGGCGGTCTTCGACGAGGAGCGTCACCATTTCTTCGCCGAGCAGGAGTTCTACCGCGCCGCGGGTCCGCTGGATGCCGCCGCGACACCGGTCTGGGAGAATCTGGGCGCCGTCTGGGCCGGCGCCCCGCTGTCGGTGCCGCCCGCCGCCGGTGCCCGCTTCGCTCCGGTGGCGGCCTCGTGGCTGGACCGGAAGGCCGAAGCGGCCCTGACGGAATCGGTGCTCGAGGACGTGTGGCGCGAGGAATCCATCGAACTGCATCGCCACGCCGCCCTGAAACTGGTCTCGCAACCCGGCGAGAGCCGCGATGGATTTGTCGCCCGCTGCCGTGCGGCCGCCGACGACGAGGTCGATGCCAAGGTCCGGACGCTGGAGACTCGCTACAAGCAGAAGCTCAACACGCTGGGCGACCGCCTCCAGCGCGCCCGGATCGAACTGGCCCACAAGGAGCAGGCCCATGCCGCGCGGCGCAACGAGGAGCTGATCAGCGCCGGCGAGAGCATCCTGGGGATGTTCCTGGGGTCGCGCAGCCGGCGGGCGTTCTCCGGCGCCATGAGCAAGCGCCGGATGACCGCCGCCAGCGCGCAGTCGGTCGAGGCTAAATCGCAACTGGTGAAGGATCTCGAGGCGGATGTCGCCGCCATGGAGAAGGAGCTGGCCGAGGGGATCGCCCGGCTGGAGCAGGAGGCGAACCGACGGGTGGAGGAAATCGAAACGCTGCCGGTCCGGCTGGAGAAGACCGACATCCAGGTGCTGGGTTTCACTCTGCTCTGGGTCCCGGTCCGGCCGTAG